GGACTGAAACAAGGGTTCTGTTGTTCAGACTACCTTAAAAAACTATTTCTTTTCTATGTGTTCAATTATTTCCAGATTACAAAAAGAACCTTTCTTGAAATTAAACTTCACCGAACCATACAGATTCGGATAAACTTCCTTAATCAATTCTGCTACCTTATCACCAAGTTGATTCAATAGCAATGTTTTGTCTATATTATCGACGGACACTTTTTAAGTCGTTCCTCCATCGTAGACGGATTCTCTAAAGACTTAATATCAATTTCCTGTAAGCCTTTTGCCTTTACTCTGTTCCAGAAATCCTGTCTTCCTTCTATCTTTCCACCCCCAAGACGGCTGTCGAACTTGCCAGTATACCCAAAGTTAGTATCGGTAATAAGATTCGGTCGTGATATTATTTTTACCATAGAACCACCGCAGGACTTACATTTAATATATCTGCATTTAGAAGACATATTCTTGTACTCTTCGGTAATATCACCGCAGCCTTTACACTTAAACTCGTACAGAGGCATTTTCAAATATCCTTATTCTTCGGTCGTCCATACAGGCGATTTCTTTATAGCCGCCAAAATACTTTTCAATCCACTTAGTTTCCCATTCACGGTGGGCATCGTGACAGGCGATGAATCTTGTATTAGATTCAGAAACAATTTTATAGTTATCTTCTCTATTTTCTCCACCGGCGGGGCCGTCTATAAATATCAAATCATTCTGTTCCCAACCAGTAAAGAAATCAGACAATACAACTTCCGAATTGCCGGATAAAAGACTCTTTACTGTATCTCTTATATGTGGGATAGTTTCGACTGAAGTTACTTTTAATCCCAACTGGTCGAACATCAAGGTTGATTTTCCCGCGCCAAATTCAAGAACGTTTTTAATGTCGTTGTTTTTAATAAAGGCTTTTAAGAACTCCCAATCCTTCGGCCTTATAGTCTGACCGCCGCCGCCTAATCCGAACATAGGAATATCATATCCGTTGATATATGAGAAATGAGTCACTAACCACGAAGCATCTCTGGTTTGTTTTAAGGGATTATTTATCTTCAT
The DNA window shown above is from Patescibacteria group bacterium and carries:
- a CDS encoding zinc ribbon domain-containing protein is translated as MPLYEFKCKGCGDITEEYKNMSSKCRYIKCKSCGGSMVKIISRPNLITDTNFGYTGKFDSRLGGGKIEGRQDFWNRVKAKGLQEIDIKSLENPSTMEERLKKCPSII